The genomic interval CCCAGTACCTAGTACTCATGGTGCTTTGGCAGAGTGAATCGGCTGTCACGGTGGGGCACTTGGGCGACAAGCTGATGCTTGATTCTGGCACCTTAACGCCGTTGATTAAGCGTATGGAGGCGCTGGGCTTGGTCGCGCGCCAACGGGGATTAGAGGATGAGCGGCAGGTATGGGTACAGCTTACTGACGCGGGAAAAGCCTTGCAGCCTATGGCTATTAACTGGGTTAAGCAGGTAGCAACTGCTACGACTGAAGTCGATCTGGTCGCGCTGCGTAAGCAACTTGACTCGCTCTTGGAGAAAATAGGATAAATCATTCGTCTTAGGTTGTTTTTACGTAATTATACTTCTTTAGCTTTGGCTTAATGATCAAAGTTAGGATGGGTGTTCTTTTTCTGCTTGCTAAATGGAGGAGTAATGTTCTAAACTTCGCCCATTAGTAATGTAGAGTAGAGATTGTGTCTTACACGTCCTCCAAGTGCCTCCGACTTATCACCACACTTACAGGCTATTAGCCCTGTAAGTGTCTTTGGCTTGTCCAAGCCAGCCCGTTATTTCCCTATAAAATTTTGCTGCAAGGATTCCCATGAGTACTGATCGTTTGGTCATATTTGATACAACGTTGCGCGATGGCGAACAAAGCCCAGGCGCGTCCATGACAAAAGCCGAAAAAATTCGCATCGCCAAAATGCTCGAAAAAATGCGGGTTGACGTGATTGAGGCTGGTTTCGCTATTGCCAGCCAAGGCGATTTTGAATCTGTTAAAGCTGTTGCTGAAGCAGTAAAAGACTCCACTGTCTGTAGCCTCGCACGTGCTGCCGATGCAGACATCGACCGCGCTGGTGAAGCATTGGCGCCAGCGGCTGCAGGTCGCATTCACACCTTTATCGCTACCTCGCCAATCCACATGAAATACAAGTTGCAAATGCAGCCGGATCAGGTGATTGAGCGCGCGGTTCGGTCGGTGAAGCGGGCGCGTAATTTGGTTGCGGATGTGGAGTTCTCGTTGGAGGATGCGAGCCGCTCAGAACATGAGTTCATGTGCCGAATTATTGAGGCGGTGATTGATGCCGGCGCCAGCACCATCAACTTACCCGACACCGTTGGCTATGGTGAGCCGCTGGAATACGGTTTGATGTTTTCGCGTTTAATCGCCGCGGTACCAAACGCCGATAAAGCGATTTTTTCAACCCATTGCCACAATGATTTGGGCTTGGCGGTTGCTAACTCGTTAAGCGCCGTAAGGCATGGCGCTCGCCAAGTGGAGTGTACGATTAATGGCTTGGGCGAGCGCGCAGGCAACGCGTCACTGGAAGAAATCGTCATGGCCATGCGAACCCGCAAAGATGTGTTGAATCTAGACACCCGTATCGATGCCACCCATATCGTGCCAACCTCTCGCTTGGTGGCTAGTGTTACCGGCTTCCCGGTACAGCCAAACAAGGCCATCGTTGGCGCTAACGCCTTTGCACACGAGTCCGGTATTCATCAAGACGGTGTGTTGAAGCATCGCGAAACCTACGAAATTATGCGCGCCGAAGATGTGGGTTGGCACTCCAACAAGTTGGTGTTGGGCAAGCACTCGGGTCGCGCAGCGGTTAAATCCCGCTTTGAAGAGTTGGGTATTAGCTTTGAAACTCAAGAGGTTTTTAATGAAGCCTTCGTGCGTTTTAAAACGCTGGCCGACAAAAAGCACGAAATATTCGACGAAGACTTACAGGCCTTGGTGTCCGATGTGCGCGAGAGTCTGTCGAGCCATCAGTTTCAGTTCGAGACCTTAGAGGTGCTGTGTAAAACCGGTCAAGTGCCCAACGCAAAAGTGAGTGTCACGGTAGACGGTGAGTTAAAGCATGCCGAGGCCGAAGGCAGTGGTGCGGTGGACGCCACATTCAAAGCGATAGAGAAAATTGCCTGTAGTGATACCGAATTACAGCTTTATTCGGTGAACGCTATTACCCAAGGCACCGAAGCGCAGGGGGAGGTGACGGTTCGTCTGAGCAAGCAGGGTTTAATCGTCAATGGTACCGGCGCCGATACCGATATTGTCATCGCCTCTGCTAAAGCCTACATAGATGCGTTAAACTTGTTGGCTGAAGATAAGCACAAAGAGCACCCGCAGCGCGAGGGTGTCTAAGAGACGGTGAGCTAAACAATGCAGGAAATGGCCAGGCAGCAATATTTAGAGGCAATGGGTATACAAACCTACATGCCCAAGTGGGTATTGCCGTCTGCGCCCGTGCCGCTGCAGTGTGACTTAGCCAGCTTAAGTGTCGAGCTGACTGCAGCCGCGCCTAGTGAGTCTCCAGCGACTAGTTCCGTGCGTCAAGATCGCGCGCAAGAAGCGGCAGCGCCAGAGGCAGTGGGTAATATACTGCAATCGATGTTGGCGAACGCCAAAGTGACAGAGCCTGCTCGGTCGCCGAGTAAAGTCGCTAACTTATCCTTGCTGGCGAAGCAGCAGTCGGCCATCAGTGATGCCTTTGCGGTGAACTTGTGGCAGTTTGCTGGCTTAATCGTGGTTGCGGATCGGCAGGTACAGAAGGCGTTGCCGGTTAATGTTTTGCTAAAAAATATTCTCATTGCCTTGGGTCGCGCTGTGGTTGAAACGCAAAAACCGGAGGTTATTAAATGGCCTTTGGAGGGATTGAGCGCGGCGCAGAGTGGCCCGGCTGATACCTATTTAAAGTCAATTTTGCTGGCGCGCAGATTTGCTGGTCAAGCCACAAGCTTGTTGTGTTTTGGCGAGATGAGCTCGCGCAATTTGCTCGAGCAAGATACCGCGCTCTACGCCCAAACTCAGATAACCTTAGCGGAGGCAGATGTCATGCCTGCCGTTTGTCTGCCCAGTCTTGAGGCACTTATTGAAGCGCCGGCCATGAAAGCACCCGTTTGGGCCGCTATTTCGCACCTGCGTATTGCCTAAGAACCGCGTCGCCATGAATACTACTGAATCGCCTCTGCGTCTCCTGTTTCCGGCCGATATCGATCGAGTGATGGATATTGAGTCGATTGCGCATTCGCATCCTTGGAAGCGTAAAAATATGGACGATAGTTTGGCGGGCCATCATCGCTGTGTCGGTTATTTTGACGATGAAAAATTGCTCGGGTTTTATATCGCCTCGGCCGCAGGCGGCGATGCCGAGTTGTTGGACATCGCCGTAAGCCCAAAGAGTCAGCGCAAGGGGGTGGCGTCTGCCCTGATGGATGACTTGCTGCACTGGGCCGAGAAAAAAGCCGAAACCGTATTTTTAGAGGTGCGCGTTAGCAATAAAAAGGCGATACGCCTCTATCAACGCTACGACTTTATGGAAGTGGGCGAGCGGCCCAATTATTACCCAACCCTTAATGGCAAAGAGCATGCGCTGATCATGGCGCGGTATATGGCTTAAGCTGATTTATCTAAACCAAACTCATTCGAGTGTTAGCATTTTGCTGGGTTTTTCGAGAGTTTCCTTTGCAGAGTACGTCTATGCATATTGAGTGCGCGCGCCGTGGCAGAAATGTTGCCGTCCTGCTCGTGTAAGATCCGTTGAATATGTTCCCATTCCAATCTTTCCACCGACGGTGGCGCAATATCAATTTTTTCTGCTGTTAGCTTGTCGCCAAAGGCATTTATGATTTCGTCCGTATCGGCAGGCTTTGGTAAATATTGCACGGCGCCACGTTTAATGGCTTCCACCGCTGTCACAATACTGGCATAGCCGGTTAACATCACAATGGCGCAGTCTGGCTGGCGTTGTTGGATGCGCTGGATGGCATCTAGTCCGCTCTCGTGGGCCATTTTTAAATCGACGATCGCACGATCAAATTGCGCCTCAGACAGCCGCGAGTCTAGCTCGGCTAGGTTGTGACATTGGCTCACAGTCTGGCCGCGTCTTATTAGCGATCGGCTTAAGGTTTCCGTGAGGGCAGTATCGTCATCGAGTAAAAGATAATGCAATGCTTGGCGTCCTATTGGCTGGGTTCAATAATAATCGGTAAATCGATGCGGGTAATCTTACGCGCTTGTTCTTCGAGTAAAATTAACTTGCCCTGATGTCGCTCTATGGTGCTATTGGAAAGGTAAACGCCCAAGCCTAATCCCTCGGCTTTATTGCTGTTAAACGGTTGGCCCCACTGCTGTTTAACCTGCTCGGCAATGCGCCCGCCGAAATCGATGATATCGAGCTGTAACCTTGGGCTTGAGGTGTCGATGTGTAGCAACTCAATCTGCAGTGTAATTGCTTGTTCAGATTGTTCCGCCGCATTGTTCATCAGGTTGATTAGTGATTGGGTGAGTGTGGTGTCTGCATTTAGAAATGCATTGTCGGCGAGCGAGCTGAGGTCGTGCGCCAGGCATTTTTGCGGATTGATCAGCTGCCACTGGTCGATAGTGTGTTCGAGCCAGATTTTCAATTGTTGGCGCTTAAGTTGTATGTGCATGCCGGCTTCGGCTTGATCGCGTAGCTTTCTAAGGGAGTTTTGGCAGGCGTCTATTTGCGCGCTAATAACCGCTGCGTCTTCAGCGATATCTGCGCTGGGAGCTGCCGCCATAATATCTTTGGCGGCAATTTTTATAGTGGTCAGCGGTGTGCCTAATTCATGCGCTGCACCGGCGGCGAGTGTCGCTATGGCGGTGAGTTGTTCTGAGCGCAACACATGTTCTCGCTGGTTTTGAATAATTTGATCTTGTTCGCGCAATTCCCTCGCCATGCGGCTGAGAAAGGTTGCGATAATGCCGGCGCTGAACACAAAATTTAACCACATGCCATAAATATGCAGCGAAGAATCTTGCGTGGGCGCATGATGCATAGGGTGGGTGGGCGCTAAGTTCTGCACCGGAATATAACTACTGAGTAGCCACCAATAACAGCCGATGCACAGCGCCGCAATGACAAAGGTGAGGCGCGCGGGTAAGGCGATGGCGGCAATGCACAGTGGAATCAGTAGATAACTGACAAAGGGGTTGGTGGCGCCGCCGGTAAAATACAGCAGGGTTGATAAGCCAATAATGTCTACGGTCAGCTGCGCCATAAATTCGGCGTTGCTGGCGCGCACTTGAGATTGGATTCGCCAATGGGTGAGTAGGTTTAATGCGAAAAATACGCCAATGAGCCACAACAGTGTTTGGTATTCCAGCACCAAGTTTAGTTTGAAGTAGGCGGCACTTAGCGATAGGAGCAGTGCGGTCAGTAGCATCCAGCGCAGCAATACCAAGGTGCGTAGGTTTTGCGTCACTTGCCGTCTGGGTGAGTATTCAGGTTGGGCTATTTTCATGGGCGCATTATAAAGCTAAATCGCTGAATGTTACCGGGCTGCGACAATAAGCCGCAGCAATCCGATGGATGCCTAGTTGGCGCAGCCGCAAGCGGCTCCTGTTCGGGCGCCTTGGTGTATAATTGCGCTTTTCCAAGACCTTGAAGGCTCATGAATCCAGCTAGTCGGCCAGTCCTCACTGAAGGCGCGGTAGGTCCGCATTTGCGCGACATGGCAATGCCCATGGTGTGGGGCTTATTGGCCACCATGTCATTTAATGCTGTCGATACCCTTTTTGTGGCTCAGCTCGGCCATACCGAACTGGCGGCAATGAGTTTTACCTTTCCCGTTGTTATGGTGCTGACCAGTATTGCCATCGGTTTGGGCGCCGGCACCTCGTCTGCGGTTGCGCGCGCCATTGGCAGCAATAACCACCATCTCGCTCAGCGTATGGCAACCGACTCCATGACCTTAACCACTGTCATCAGCGTGGTGATGTGCGCCATTGGTATCTTTACCATCAACCCCTTGTTCACTTTGTTGGGTGCCGAGCCAGAACTGCTGCCGCTGATTCACGACTATATGTGGATTTGGTATTTCAGTGCGCCCTGTTTAATGGTGCCCATGGTGGGTTTGGCCTCATTGCGCGCCATGGGCTTGGCGCGTATTCAAGGCACGCTGATGATGGCGGCGGCGGTGTTAAACTTAATACTCGATCCGATCTTGATTTTCGGGCTATTCGGTTTTCCCCGTTTAGAGCTTGAAGGTGCGGCACTAGCAACCTTAATTACCCGCGCGATGAGCCTTGTAGTGGTGATATTCGTGTTAGACAAACGCCTATCGATGCTGGTAAATCCGTTTGCCAAGTGGGATGAGGTGATGGTGTCTTGGCGGGCGATAGTGCACGTCGGTGTGCCGGCCATGGTGAATAATATTATTATCCCGCTGGCTAGTGGGGTGGTGGTTTACTTAGTGGCTGCCTACGGCACAGTGGCTGTGGCAGGGCTTGGCATTGCCATGCGCGTCGAGCCCATTGTGCTCATTGTTTTCTATGCGTTGTCCGGTGTCGTCGGGCCATTTTGTGGGCAGAATTTAGGTGCTAAAAAGTTTGATCGCTTAGATGAAACCTTGAAAGTGATGACAAAGTTTTGCTTGAGTTTTGGCTTGGTGTTGGCCTTGTTCCTGTGGCTAGCAGGAGAGTATCTGGTCCGGTTATTTTCCGATGCCGATGCTGTTGTCGCTATCGCAATGAGCTATTTATTGATCGTGCCGATCAGCTATGGCGCCTATGGTTTAGTGATGTCGGTCAATGCTGCCTTCAATGGCATAGGTCAGCCAATGCCCGGTGTGGCGATTTCTTTTTTGCGGGTTATGGGGTTGTATTTGCCTTTAGCCTGGTTGTTTCAGTGGCAGTGGGGTGTTACAGGATTATTTGTTGCCACGGCGCTTTGTAACGCATTGGTTGGCTTTATTGCGTGGTATTGGCTTAAGCGACGCTTTCAACGGGTCGCCGCTTAAGCCTTTTATCGTTCAGGTTTTAGAGCGTAGATAGGCAGAAAATTAGATAGCCGATACACCGCCATCCACGGCAATCGCTAAACCGGTCATGTAGGTATTGCCCGGCGACAGCAACAATATCATCGCATTAACAATCTCTATGGGTTCCGCGCACCGACGTATAGGAGCGTTGCGGCTAAGTGTGGCTTTCGCCTGCTCTACGCCTGCGGCCGATAAGGCCGATTCCGTGACCAAGGGCGTTAAAGCAAAAAACGGGCAGATCGCATTGACGCGAATATTCAGCGCGGCGTTTTCAACGGCGGCGGTTTTCGATAAGCCAATCACAGCATGCTTTGCCGCACTATAAGCGGCGAGGCGTGGTGCGGCACCAAGGCCCGCCATTGAGCTAACATTGAGAATGACACCACTACCTTTGGTTTTCATTGCCTTGAGTTGGTGCCGCATACCGTATTGCACGCCCATCACATTGACGCGCCATTGCGATTCGAAGTCTTTGTCGGAAACCTCTTCTGTCAACTCTAATGCTTGGCCAATGCCGGCATTGTTGACGGCGATATCGAGTTGTCCGAACTGATCCATCGCGGCATCAACCATCGCCTTGCCGTCCGCTTCCACGGCAACGTTACAATTTTGCGCAATTACTTTTGCGCCGTTGGCCTTTAGCTTTTTTGCCAGCGCCTGCAGTGGCTCGGTTTTAATATCGCCGAGTACTAAATTGGCGCCGCGGGCGGCAAGCTCTTCGGCCAAAAGCGCGCCGAAGCCTTGCGCAGCGCCGGTGATTAAAACAGTTTTACCGGTGAAATCGAGTAATTTATCCATTTGAAA from Simiduia curdlanivorans carries:
- a CDS encoding MATE family efflux transporter — encoded protein: MNPASRPVLTEGAVGPHLRDMAMPMVWGLLATMSFNAVDTLFVAQLGHTELAAMSFTFPVVMVLTSIAIGLGAGTSSAVARAIGSNNHHLAQRMATDSMTLTTVISVVMCAIGIFTINPLFTLLGAEPELLPLIHDYMWIWYFSAPCLMVPMVGLASLRAMGLARIQGTLMMAAAVLNLILDPILIFGLFGFPRLELEGAALATLITRAMSLVVVIFVLDKRLSMLVNPFAKWDEVMVSWRAIVHVGVPAMVNNIIIPLASGVVVYLVAAYGTVAVAGLGIAMRVEPIVLIVFYALSGVVGPFCGQNLGAKKFDRLDETLKVMTKFCLSFGLVLALFLWLAGEYLVRLFSDADAVVAIAMSYLLIVPISYGAYGLVMSVNAAFNGIGQPMPGVAISFLRVMGLYLPLAWLFQWQWGVTGLFVATALCNALVGFIAWYWLKRRFQRVAA
- a CDS encoding ATP-binding protein, whose protein sequence is MKIAQPEYSPRRQVTQNLRTLVLLRWMLLTALLLSLSAAYFKLNLVLEYQTLLWLIGVFFALNLLTHWRIQSQVRASNAEFMAQLTVDIIGLSTLLYFTGGATNPFVSYLLIPLCIAAIALPARLTFVIAALCIGCYWWLLSSYIPVQNLAPTHPMHHAPTQDSSLHIYGMWLNFVFSAGIIATFLSRMARELREQDQIIQNQREHVLRSEQLTAIATLAAGAAHELGTPLTTIKIAAKDIMAAAPSADIAEDAAVISAQIDACQNSLRKLRDQAEAGMHIQLKRQQLKIWLEHTIDQWQLINPQKCLAHDLSSLADNAFLNADTTLTQSLINLMNNAAEQSEQAITLQIELLHIDTSSPRLQLDIIDFGGRIAEQVKQQWGQPFNSNKAEGLGLGVYLSNSTIERHQGKLILLEEQARKITRIDLPIIIEPSQ
- a CDS encoding 2-isopropylmalate synthase; its protein translation is MSTDRLVIFDTTLRDGEQSPGASMTKAEKIRIAKMLEKMRVDVIEAGFAIASQGDFESVKAVAEAVKDSTVCSLARAADADIDRAGEALAPAAAGRIHTFIATSPIHMKYKLQMQPDQVIERAVRSVKRARNLVADVEFSLEDASRSEHEFMCRIIEAVIDAGASTINLPDTVGYGEPLEYGLMFSRLIAAVPNADKAIFSTHCHNDLGLAVANSLSAVRHGARQVECTINGLGERAGNASLEEIVMAMRTRKDVLNLDTRIDATHIVPTSRLVASVTGFPVQPNKAIVGANAFAHESGIHQDGVLKHRETYEIMRAEDVGWHSNKLVLGKHSGRAAVKSRFEELGISFETQEVFNEAFVRFKTLADKKHEIFDEDLQALVSDVRESLSSHQFQFETLEVLCKTGQVPNAKVSVTVDGELKHAEAEGSGAVDATFKAIEKIACSDTELQLYSVNAITQGTEAQGEVTVRLSKQGLIVNGTGADTDIVIASAKAYIDALNLLAEDKHKEHPQREGV
- a CDS encoding SDR family NAD(P)-dependent oxidoreductase; this translates as MDKLLDFTGKTVLITGAAQGFGALLAEELAARGANLVLGDIKTEPLQALAKKLKANGAKVIAQNCNVAVEADGKAMVDAAMDQFGQLDIAVNNAGIGQALELTEEVSDKDFESQWRVNVMGVQYGMRHQLKAMKTKGSGVILNVSSMAGLGAAPRLAAYSAAKHAVIGLSKTAAVENAALNIRVNAICPFFALTPLVTESALSAAGVEQAKATLSRNAPIRRCAEPIEIVNAMILLLSPGNTYMTGLAIAVDGGVSAI
- the rimI gene encoding ribosomal protein S18-alanine N-acetyltransferase is translated as MNTTESPLRLLFPADIDRVMDIESIAHSHPWKRKNMDDSLAGHHRCVGYFDDEKLLGFYIASAAGGDAELLDIAVSPKSQRKGVASALMDDLLHWAEKKAETVFLEVRVSNKKAIRLYQRYDFMEVGERPNYYPTLNGKEHALIMARYMA
- a CDS encoding response regulator transcription factor translates to MHYLLLDDDTALTETLSRSLIRRGQTVSQCHNLAELDSRLSEAQFDRAIVDLKMAHESGLDAIQRIQQRQPDCAIVMLTGYASIVTAVEAIKRGAVQYLPKPADTDEIINAFGDKLTAEKIDIAPPSVERLEWEHIQRILHEQDGNISATARALNMHRRTLQRKLSKNPAKC
- a CDS encoding MarR family winged helix-turn-helix transcriptional regulator, producing MGNAIDDAKLVHLDQQLCFKLYAASRLVIRAYKPLLDSMGVTYPQYLVLMVLWQSESAVTVGHLGDKLMLDSGTLTPLIKRMEALGLVARQRGLEDERQVWVQLTDAGKALQPMAINWVKQVATATTEVDLVALRKQLDSLLEKIG